Within Bdellovibrionales bacterium, the genomic segment GTCCACTCCAAAAAAAGACCCGGTCGATCTTCCCGACTGTGAAAGCGGATCCAATATTCCTTCCCCTTTGCTTTCCAAATAAACAATTCCAGATCACCACGATCCGAACCTTGCAGCTTCCGAAAGTCCGCCAAAAGGTATCGATCGGGAATTTGTTCTGGAAGAGAGGGATCTAACTTATCAATAAAATCATCGCTCAATTGAACTTTTGATTGATCGGCGCACTCCAGAAGTTTGACGAATTTACCCGCTCGCGGAGAAGTCACAACAGAATAGAGATCCATCAGAAGCCGTTCTTTCCAGTTCGACCAAGCCTCAGGGTTGGTCGCCATGATGTCTACGGCTGTAAAAAGTGTCAGACGCTTCAGCCGATCCCCTTTGATCCCAAGGTGATGCAACTTTTGCCAGGTTGATGAAGAGTGAGGATTCATTCGAAATGCGGCGGTGGAGATATCCAGGTGTCTTTCGACCATCCAGGCCACTTCGACTGTCAATCTCAGTGGCAGCTTCATGGCAATGAAATCACGCTTGACGAGTTCAGCTCCTTTTTTCGAATGATCTCCGCCCAAGCCCTTGGCCAAGTCGTGATAAAGGGCCGTCCACATCAGAATCTTCCAGTCGTCAGAGGTCATTTCCTTCACCAAGAGCTTGAGTTTTCCCACACGACTGGGACGCCGGTAGATTCTCTGAACAACTCTTATCGCCTGCTGAAGGTGCGCATCCACCGTAAACCGATGATACTGGTCATGCTGAACCAATCCCCCTACTCTTTTCAAATCTGGAACACAAAAATCCATGATTCTTACTTTGAAGAGGGCCAATAAATACTCCTCAGATTGATCAATCTAAAAATACTTTGTCAGCCATCTTCCGACAGAAGTCATATCTGGATTTTGTTGAACCAAATTTTCAATGACAGAACGCACTTTACCCTGACAAGCCTTGATGGATCTGACTGTAAAGCGGCAAAACAATCACTCGCTTTGTTAAGAGAAACGCTCTCTACCTCGTCGATGTATTTTTTAGAAGCCCTCGCTCTGTTGACCATCCAATCGGCGTAAAAGCTCACGCGACTGAGACCCACCTGAATATCCCGCATAAAGCTCTTCACCTCGGTGTATCCAAACCAAAGGGCAAGCTCCTTTTGATCGCCAGCACTGACGCTGTCTCCACTTCCCATCAAATGAAGACGACGCCTGATTGTCAGAAAGAACTGACGATATTTTGAAAAAACCTCGAGTGAGTGATGGCTCACTTGATCTTGAAATTTCTGAAAAGAAAGCTCGTGAACATAAAGGGCCTGTTGAAGATCTCTCAGCCCCCCAGGTCCGTATTTCAAATTTGGTTCAAGATAATTGGTAATAGAATCGTATCGCCGACTGCGTTCCCTCCGCTCTTCCCCCATGGCCCTCATGAGAGTTCTTAGAAATCGGCTTCCTCTTTTTCGAATCATTATCTTTTGGTGTTCCAGATCCTGCGCGACGGATTCGTTCAGGGCTCGACCATGAAGGACCGCCAAAACATCAAATGGCTCCACGCCCACAGTCCAATCCTGAATATCCTCAGGCACTCGATAGCGAAGCTTGACTCCCTCAGAAGTCAATTTTGTCACAAAAGACAAAATCTTTGACTCATCCCCGACCAACAAGACATCAATGTCTGACCGAGGGCTTAATTCTCCCCGTGCCCAAGACCCGAGTGCCACAGCTCCTATTTCTTCCCATTCTGGAATATGACTCAATCTTGCGACGAGCTTTGCTTCCAACCATTCAAAGAATTCAATTCCCTGACCTCCCTCCGATGGGAGCCACTGACCAGAGGCCTGAAAACCACCCAGTCCCTCTGCGATCTCTGCTGCATTTAAAAATGATTTTGCCATTAAGATATTCTAAAACGACATCAAAATCAAAACAAGGCTTCCTGCTGACTCTCTCTCGAGAGAGCCTCCGGGCCTACTGGCGAATTGTAATCCAAAAAGCTCAATTGCCCCGGAGCGGACGACTTAAAGGCTTCAATTCTCTTCAGAAGCCCTTGGGCCCTCTGAGTGACTTCCTTTGGCAGACCCGCCAATTTTGCCACTTGTATGCCATAAGACTTGTTCGCGGGTCCCGCGACCAAAGTGTGCAGAAACTGGATGTCACCAGATTTCTCCACGATCGACATATGGGCATTTTTCACTCGCGGAAGGCGAGACTCCAGCTGAGTCAGCTCATGGTAGTGGGTTGCAAATAAGGTGAGGGACTTCTTTCGCTCAACAAGAAACTCAAGAATAGCTTGAGCCAAACACATTCCGTCATAGGTCGAAGTCCCTCGCCCCACCTCATCCAAAATGACAAGCGATCGTGCTCCCGCATCATGCAACATCTCAGCCGTCTCCTGCATCTCAACCATAAAAGTCGAAAGGCCTTCGGATATATAGTCACTGGCTCCAATGCGCGTAAATATTCGATCAAATATCGGCATCGAGGCCGACTCAGCAGGGACAAAACCTCCGATCTGAGCGAGAATTGCAGAAATGGCAACTTGCCTCATCAGAGTCGATTTGCCGGCCATATTGGGCCCAGTTAGCAACAAACACTGTCCTTCATCCAAAGAAATATCATTTGGAACGAATCGTCGATTGACCTCCTGCTCCACAACCGGATGACGACTTGATTTCAATTGCAATTGTCCGTTTGCAAACACTTTTGGTCGGCAGTATTTGTACTCTAAAGCAAGCCAGGCCAATGAACTCACGACATCGAGTTCACTCCAAACTCTGGAGAGAATTAACAAATCGGCAGAAGCTCGCAAGATGTGCTGGCGAAGTTGAACAAAAATCTCCCGCTCCAATTCGAGGCGCTTTGTCCGAGCGGTTAAAACTTTCTTTTCAAGCTCGATCAGCTCGTCGGTTGTAAACCTCTCCGCATTCGCCAATGTTTGTTTCCGCAAATAGTGGCTTGGGACCTTTGTCTTGTGGGCATTGGTGATCTCAATATAAAAACCAAAAACGCCATTGTATCGGACCTTCAATGAAGAAATGTCGGTCGCGGCCTTCTCGCGCGCTTCTAACTCCGCGAGAAGTGTTTGGCTGTCCTCACTCAATCTAATCCACTCGTCCAATTGAGGATCAAATCCCCGCCGAATAATTCCACCGTCTTTAAAGTTTGGGGGAGCCTCGCTCTCAAGTATTTGATCTATTTTTTGCGTGAGCTGAGAACAGGTCTGCCAAGGAGAGGGATCCACGTCCTGATCGCAAAAGGATTTGATAGAAAGACCGACTTCAAGGGAGTCTTTTAAAGACTCCACATCCCGTGGAGAGCAGCTAGGACTGGAAATCTTCCCAAGGCGTCGTTCAACATCGCCCATGCCGGCCAGCGTCCTTCGAAGTGTCTGCAATTCGTCAAGACAGCTCGTCCACCTCTCTAAGCGATCCAACCTCTGATGAATTTCATTTTCATCAGCGAGTGGAAACTGGAGCCAAGTCTTCAAGCGCCTCCCTCCAGCCGAGGTCTTCGTCCGATTGATCGCAAAAAATAAACTCCCCTTTGAGTCTCCCTTGTAGGTTGAAAATATTTCCAGATGTCTGAGCACGGTGGGAGACATCACAAGCCTCTTTTCAAGTCGCCTCTCAACAAAATCTCCCAAAGTGGAGCTGAGCTCCGCCCCCTGCATCGACAAGGCATAGCTCAAAACTCGCAAGGCGCTGAGGGGCAGGACTCTATGGCTCTCTCTCAATGATTCAGATAGCAACGACTCGTTCAGCGCGTGGCCCGATAAAATCATATTTGAACCTTGATTGAACGTGACAGATTCATCAAGTGAACTCGCAAACTGGCCATCCAGCCACTCTGCACGCTGCCCTTCTCCCAGCACCAATTCTTTAGGGCAAAGAACTTTCATCAGTCGTCTCTGTTCACCGGCACTTGTTTCGCGATAGAAAAAGGCCTCCCCTGTGCTGGTATCCAAGAAACTGACCGTCTCAGAATCGTAGGAACAAAGATAATTGGCCGCAAGCTGATCCAAAGTATCAGGATCATAGACCATCCCAGGGCTCAAACAGCGAGTCACGGCTCTCTTCACAAGACCTTTTGCCTGCTTTGGGTCCTCAACCTGATCACAAATAGCGATTTTTTTGCCTGCTGCGAGCAATTTCATGATGGGGCCAGCGACGCTGTGGTGAGGAACCCCACACATAGGGGTGTCGTCCGCTGATTTCTTGTTTCTTTGAGTGAGGGCAATATTCAGAATGGGAGCCGCAATGCGCGCATCCTCATGAAACATTTCAAAAAAATCTCCCATCCGAAAAAGTATCACTTTGTCTGGATGCTGATTCTTCACCTCCCAGTATTGGGTCATCAGTGGAGTCAGGTTTTTTTCGTTTGCTGCTAAGGCCATAGTTACCCCCAGAAGCTCAATGGCTACCGAATGCACAGGAAGGGGTCAATGAAACAAATATCCATTGTCAAAGTTAAGGAAAAGACTTGAATTGGCCCAATCAGAGGTTTTGCCCAAGAAGAAAGAATGTCAGTTGCAATTAATTCATTGTCCCACAATTTAGTCTTTCTACTTTGGTGTCCTTGTAGTAGATCCTTTTGTTATGCAAGGCGTTGCAATAAAACCAATGGAGGCTTGAAAATGCGATACAAGATCTCCCAAAAAAACTTAGACTCATCAATTGCTTTAACTGTGTTAACGAGTTTGATGGTCTTTAGTTTTTTCTCTGGCCAGCCTTGCTATGGCGGGTTTCACCCTGACCGCTCAACCGATGGCACCTCTTGGAGCGATTCAAACATTCATCTCATGAAGCTGGAGAAGCAAATTTTATGGGCGAAGGCCAATCTGTCAATCCCCAATTTAGGCTGGGATGATCTCAACTACTTGAGTGCAATTGCCGAGACCAGAACTTCCGCGCTATTTCAAGCCAAGCCACAGGGGTTTCCCGACGGCGTTTCTTACCTCAATGTCAAGGCCTCAATTTTTTTGCAAATCTTAGAAATTTCTTTGCTGAGCCAAGGTAGCAAGAGACAACGGCTAATTGAAGAAAAAGGTTCCTCCCTTGATATCCCCTCGTCAATGACGGCCTCTGATTACCCTCAATCAGAGACGAATGGTGAGAAATGGTTTGGATTCATTAAAATTGTTAATAGCGATAACTTCGTTTGGATTCCGGACTCAGACTTGGAACTCTTTCCATTGCTCGAAAAATTGGTGCGCACTCTTTCCATTGCCTTCTATATTGAGCCAAGGCTCGATCTTTTTTCTCGGTCTTCTCTCCCCCTTTTTCAACAGACGTACTCAGGACAGATTCTTGTTACCACTCTGGCAATGGAGGATCTATTTTTTAGAATTATGCAGTTTGAGTTTCTCCGAAAGAGTCTTGAAGCTGAGGTTTCGAGTGCCATCAAAGATCAGGAATCATTGCCTTCAGAACAGCTTCTTAAATCATTCAGTGGTCGGATTCGTAATGCTCAGATTCGGGACCATTCGGAGTATTTGCAATCGGTTCTTATGAACACCCAGCCCGGTTCAGCCTTTCTCTCAAAGGATTTTTTCCCTGAGATGAGGACCTGGTTCTCCTCACTACCCCAAGGATCTTTGTACACCCAAAAAGACGGTCTTGGGTTAGCTGACCACAAGCGGCAGTTCCTCGATAATTTGGAAAATCTTGACCGCTTCTCCCTTGAAAAAATGAAAAGGAACGCATTTGCTTCAAATCAGTTTTATCAATTCACTTTGATTCAAGACTTTGTCTCTCTCAAGTCACGTAGATCCTGCCTTAAACTTGTTCGCTAATAAGGCCAAAAGAATTTTTAATAATGCTTGAGATAACTTTTCTTAATGATAAAAAGAAAAGTATTCATCTTTCCCTACAATATCAGACGCAAAAAATCTCAATTGTTGCGCAGCGAATATTTATGGGCTACTGAAAAGGCCAGCACGATCAATATCTGGAAATTCCAGGAAGAATTCAACTCTCAATCGACTTTTATGTATTGGACTGAGGAGGTTCGAGCATGGGACATTTTAGGCAGCAGACATTTTTTAATTTACGCGGTCTTATCAGTCTTGTCATTTCAGGACAGATGATCCTAGCACCGCTCGCTGCCTATTCTCAGGTTGCCACCTTGCCAAGAAGATCCACCGGCATGGGCCATCAGGCCCCAAGTAATCCGTTGGGCATTCAAGCTAACATAGACCTTGCCGATGACTCCAGTGGCATTGACCGAAAACAACTGGCCCAGCATGTTCAGACTGCTTATTGGGGCGCATTGGATCAGGAAATGCCCTTGTTGACTGAGTTTGCCCTTGGTGAACCCATTGTACCGAAAGGGAGTTTTTGGAGGCTCGACAGTAACAATCCGCTCGTAGACAAAGATCCTTTTTTCATGCGCAGTCAAGAATGGACCTCTCTCAACAAGACAGAGAGCATTGAGCCCATGCGAGCCTTCTTCGAGAAGGATGCTGCGGGCGATCTTCATCTTGGTCTCGGCGGAGTCTCTAAGCTGCTTCACTTGAAACAAAAATTCACTCCCCTTTTAGAAACGCCTGAATACATACTGCTTTCTGCAGACTCACTGGAAATATTCAAGAATAAAAATCCAAATGAGAAGAGCCCTGGCGAGGGAATTTTCTTTATAACAAAAAAGGACTTCGCCTTTGCCTCCCAAAATGAAACTCCAGTCCCCGTATTTTTCTTCGCGCTACCAGGTGAGGGATGGACAAATCTCAAGCACTCCTTTGAATGGATCATGACCGACCAGATTGTCATTTATGATCAGTCCAACGAGGGGCTCCCCATTGATAGGACTGATTTTACAGCTATGGAAGAGGTGGGTAGAAAGAATCTCATCCTCGCACAAACCTGGGCGGTCCTTGAAGGACAAGGTATGGATCGCAGCACAGTTCTGCCCCGCCCCGACACGACGGCCGCATTTGGTCTTTTTCTTTCAGGCCAGCTACCAGAGATCGGCAAGTACAAGTCCAATGCTCAG encodes:
- the mutS gene encoding DNA mismatch repair protein MutS: MALAANEKNLTPLMTQYWEVKNQHPDKVILFRMGDFFEMFHEDARIAAPILNIALTQRNKKSADDTPMCGVPHHSVAGPIMKLLAAGKKIAICDQVEDPKQAKGLVKRAVTRCLSPGMVYDPDTLDQLAANYLCSYDSETVSFLDTSTGEAFFYRETSAGEQRRLMKVLCPKELVLGEGQRAEWLDGQFASSLDESVTFNQGSNMILSGHALNESLLSESLRESHRVLPLSALRVLSYALSMQGAELSSTLGDFVERRLEKRLVMSPTVLRHLEIFSTYKGDSKGSLFFAINRTKTSAGGRRLKTWLQFPLADENEIHQRLDRLERWTSCLDELQTLRRTLAGMGDVERRLGKISSPSCSPRDVESLKDSLEVGLSIKSFCDQDVDPSPWQTCSQLTQKIDQILESEAPPNFKDGGIIRRGFDPQLDEWIRLSEDSQTLLAELEAREKAATDISSLKVRYNGVFGFYIEITNAHKTKVPSHYLRKQTLANAERFTTDELIELEKKVLTARTKRLELEREIFVQLRQHILRASADLLILSRVWSELDVVSSLAWLALEYKYCRPKVFANGQLQLKSSRHPVVEQEVNRRFVPNDISLDEGQCLLLTGPNMAGKSTLMRQVAISAILAQIGGFVPAESASMPIFDRIFTRIGASDYISEGLSTFMVEMQETAEMLHDAGARSLVILDEVGRGTSTYDGMCLAQAILEFLVERKKSLTLFATHYHELTQLESRLPRVKNAHMSIVEKSGDIQFLHTLVAGPANKSYGIQVAKLAGLPKEVTQRAQGLLKRIEAFKSSAPGQLSFLDYNSPVGPEALSRESQQEALF
- a CDS encoding nucleotidyltransferase domain-containing protein, with the translated sequence MAKSFLNAAEIAEGLGGFQASGQWLPSEGGQGIEFFEWLEAKLVARLSHIPEWEEIGAVALGSWARGELSPRSDIDVLLVGDESKILSFVTKLTSEGVKLRYRVPEDIQDWTVGVEPFDVLAVLHGRALNESVAQDLEHQKIMIRKRGSRFLRTLMRAMGEERRERSRRYDSITNYLEPNLKYGPGGLRDLQQALYVHELSFQKFQDQVSHHSLEVFSKYRQFFLTIRRRLHLMGSGDSVSAGDQKELALWFGYTEVKSFMRDIQVGLSRVSFYADWMVNRARASKKYIDEVESVSLNKASDCFAALQSDPSRLVRVKCVLSLKIWFNKIQI
- a CDS encoding HD domain-containing protein yields the protein MALFKVRIMDFCVPDLKRVGGLVQHDQYHRFTVDAHLQQAIRVVQRIYRRPSRVGKLKLLVKEMTSDDWKILMWTALYHDLAKGLGGDHSKKGAELVKRDFIAMKLPLRLTVEVAWMVERHLDISTAAFRMNPHSSSTWQKLHHLGIKGDRLKRLTLFTAVDIMATNPEAWSNWKERLLMDLYSVVTSPRAGKFVKLLECADQSKVQLSDDFIDKLDPSLPEQIPDRYLLADFRKLQGSDRGDLELFIWKAKGKEYWIRFHSREDRPGLFLEWTKILFASGCQILQAVVQTYENFGAYDWFRVKSSRTPAQLKKWMSFIDLHKVTLPEAKFDRVKLVNQDENEAVLSFRGKDSPGLLLTAAQALAQEGCSIRWAKAFTWGRQVDDVFGVKLEPDLAKRVENIARKTT